The stretch of DNA GATTATGGTTCCCAGAAATCGGACTCGTTGCCCGGCAATGTCAAAGACGAATTGCGCGCATGGGCCAAAGGTGCGGAAACGGACCAATTGCAAATCAACACCCTTGAGGAGATCACCATGCATCTGATCTCAAAGAGAAAGAGCGCGATGAGTCTCAAGGAAATCCAAAGCCAATTGGGCACCAATTCCGGAGCAATGACCGACGTGCTCAAAGGCCTCACCGATCAAGGAAAGCTGCAAAGCATCACTTCGGCGGGAACAACAAGATACTCGTTGCCTTACTAGTGGCGAATTCGTAGTCTCACGCGTATTGTTTTACCTTGGCTGTCACGGCAATTCAGCGAAAAAATAGAGACAGACCAGTCGGCGGCACGAAATATGAAACCCTATTGAATCAAGAAGCCGGACACCCGTGATTCAGCATTGCCGCAACATACCATCAGTCAGTTGATGATCAGCGCCAGTCCGAGCAGCACAGCCAAAAACAGGACGTTGACGACGGTATAGACCAGCAGATAGCGGCCTTTCTTGTCCGGATACTTGCGTGCGATCTGCTGATAGGAAATGAGCGAGGCCATCGAGGCGATCAGCGTGCCCAACCCGCCGAGGTTAGTGCCGATAATCAGCTCACGCCACTGGCTGCAGAACCCGGAAAGCAGGATGGAGGTAGGCACGTTGCTGATGATCTGGCTCGAGGCGACGGCGACTTCCATCGGATGCTGGTTGACTATTGAGGCCACAAAATTCGAGAACTCCGGAACACGGCGCATGTTGCCGATGAAAATGAAGAACATGACGAACGTGAGCGGCAGACTCCAGTCGACCTTGAGGAACGCATGACGGTCGCAGACCAGGAACGCGCCGAACACCAAAACGCACATCAACCACAGCGGAATCGAACCACCGACCGTGAAAATGCAGATAAGGAACAGGATGGCATAAACTATCGCCCGCCAACCTCCGTAGCCTGCACCGTAGTTGAGCACACGGATCTCATCCGGCTTCCCGTCGCTTTGCGGCGCGAACAGCGATTGCTCGATGCCCTTGTGCCCAAGCCCTGCAAAATCCGCCTGGCTGCTACGGCAACGGAACATGACGAGGATGACGGCCAGCAGCATGATCGCGGAAGCCAACGAGAACGGCCCCATGACATTGAGGAACTCCGAGGTCGGCATCTTGGAAACGGATTTGAGATACAGGTTATGGGCGTTGCCGACAGGGGTCAACATGCTGCCGGTATTGGCACCGATGGTCATCAATGTGGCGACGAGAACGGCCTTGTTCTCCATTTTCGCCATTACCAGCACCGAAATCGCGAACGGGATGAACGTGACCAGAGAGACGTCGTTGGTGATGAAAATCGCCGAGAAGAACGTCAGGGAAACCAGCGCGATCACCAACGCGCTTTCGGTATGCACATGCTCGAGCAGCTTGGTGCCGATGATATGGAAGACGCCGATGCGCTGGAAGCCGCAGACCACGAGCATCAGGCAGACAAGCTGGGAAATGGTGTTCATGTGGATATAGCCAAGGTACTGACGGTCCGGTGGAACGATAAAACAGGAAATGATGGCGAGTATCGTCGCCACCACCAAGATGGTGTCGTTTTTCAGTTCCTTGACGATCCACTTGCGCATCAATACACCAGCCGAACCGGAAGGCGGAAATATCCGACATCATAACCGCGTCTCATCGATGCAGTCCTATCAAAAAACGCCATTGCCACATGGCACACCCAACCATCACCATCATCCAGTTTCCCCATCCATCACAGAGCCGATACAACGGCCGACGAAGACACATGCCGGCAAGAACCTAACCTTCACGGCAATGCGTGCATTCGTTCTCTTAATTCCTATTGTATGGGTATTTCAGAGTGGAAAAGTACGAAAAAACAGGCTTTTAGCGACCATTCCAATTTGCGACACGCAAAAACACGGGCAAAATCCAAGATTTCATTGGTCTCTTTT from Bifidobacterium sp. ESL0800 encodes:
- a CDS encoding SLC13 family permease, which codes for MRKWIVKELKNDTILVVATILAIISCFIVPPDRQYLGYIHMNTISQLVCLMLVVCGFQRIGVFHIIGTKLLEHVHTESALVIALVSLTFFSAIFITNDVSLVTFIPFAISVLVMAKMENKAVLVATLMTIGANTGSMLTPVGNAHNLYLKSVSKMPTSEFLNVMGPFSLASAIMLLAVILVMFRCRSSQADFAGLGHKGIEQSLFAPQSDGKPDEIRVLNYGAGYGGWRAIVYAILFLICIFTVGGSIPLWLMCVLVFGAFLVCDRHAFLKVDWSLPLTFVMFFIFIGNMRRVPEFSNFVASIVNQHPMEVAVASSQIISNVPTSILLSGFCSQWRELIIGTNLGGLGTLIASMASLISYQQIARKYPDKKGRYLLVYTVVNVLFLAVLLGLALIIN